Proteins found in one Vallitalea guaymasensis genomic segment:
- a CDS encoding agmatine deiminase family protein, whose product MYNKMILLRFLLIIGITSMLCIGCAKTTSNINEKEYETGEKSLTKPVKTQDVEYKFPFEDAKHEGTWLQWPHEYNYGKSYMNKLDPIWIEMTRGLIKGENVHIIVYNEKEKKRVISLLSKENINMDKVDFYIYPTDDVWIRDNGPIFVYDSEDNLVIADWGFNGWGNKASYKKCMEIPKKISSDLNIPLIDIHDVVLEGGAVEFDGNGTCMTTRSAVVNENRNPDLTESEIEEYIKKYYGVNNFIWLDGVAGLEITDFHIDGFAKFYDKTTIITMKEEDLFEWALSAKDIDTLYEAKNSDGNPYKYIYLPLSKDNVVLENGKDLGYKGSYVNFLIGNKVILVPNYNDVNDEKANAILQQLYPDKEVIGIDVRDLYQYGGMIHCVTQQQPINKK is encoded by the coding sequence ATGTATAATAAAATGATATTGTTAAGGTTTTTGTTAATTATCGGCATAACTAGTATGCTATGTATTGGTTGTGCAAAAACCACAAGTAATATAAATGAAAAAGAGTATGAGACAGGAGAAAAATCATTGACTAAACCAGTTAAAACACAAGATGTTGAATATAAGTTTCCTTTTGAAGATGCTAAACATGAAGGAACATGGTTACAATGGCCACATGAATATAACTATGGAAAAAGTTATATGAATAAACTTGACCCCATTTGGATAGAAATGACACGAGGATTAATAAAAGGAGAAAATGTTCACATAATAGTGTATAATGAAAAAGAAAAGAAACGTGTAATAAGTCTTTTAAGCAAAGAAAATATAAATATGGACAAAGTTGATTTTTATATCTACCCAACTGATGATGTTTGGATTCGAGATAATGGACCAATTTTCGTATATGATAGCGAAGATAATCTTGTAATAGCAGATTGGGGATTCAATGGTTGGGGGAATAAAGCCTCTTATAAAAAATGTATGGAAATACCTAAGAAAATTAGTAGTGATCTTAATATCCCTCTTATAGATATACATGATGTTGTTCTTGAAGGTGGAGCAGTTGAATTTGATGGAAATGGTACTTGCATGACTACACGAAGTGCAGTAGTAAATGAAAATAGGAATCCGGATTTGACTGAATCAGAAATTGAAGAATATATAAAAAAATATTATGGAGTAAATAACTTTATATGGCTAGATGGGGTTGCAGGTCTAGAAATTACAGATTTCCATATAGATGGATTTGCAAAATTTTACGATAAAACAACTATTATCACGATGAAAGAAGAAGACCTATTTGAATGGGCGTTAAGCGCTAAGGATATAGATACACTGTATGAAGCTAAAAATAGTGATGGAAATCCTTATAAGTATATTTATCTACCACTATCTAAGGATAACGTTGTACTAGAAAACGGAAAAGATCTAGGATACAAAGGGTCATATGTAAATTTTTTAATCGGCAATAAGGTTATTCTGGTTCCTAATTATAATGATGTAAATGATGAAAAAGCAAACGCTATTTTACAACAGCTATATCCTGATAAAGAAGTTATTGGAATTGATGTTAGGGATCTATATCAATACGGTGGAATGATTCACTGTGTAACACAGCAACAGCCTATCAATAAAAAATAG
- a CDS encoding MerR family transcriptional regulator, whose amino-acid sequence MYSISRFSKLTRLSPRMLRHYDKIGLLKPETTDTMNNYRYYSDLQIATAMEIIKLKKYDFSLEEIKKILNNDDMFLKKMIKEKINVINESITVKTDILEEMEIYLQEGIESMTSETPYSILYGTVQEQYVIKKNCSISIDEIDTVIDEIFDYALQNKLFPVNTPAISFIGEDFNDDALDVEIFVPIKSNSFGKFDGIHKIQSHKIVSTIHIGNYESIGLAYLAIEKWLAKSNFTPTGFTYEIYLRSTESLVSETDYVTQVCYEVN is encoded by the coding sequence ATGTACTCCATAAGCCGATTTTCAAAACTTACAAGATTATCTCCAAGAATGCTTAGGCACTATGATAAAATAGGTTTATTGAAGCCTGAGACAACTGATACAATGAATAATTACAGATATTATTCTGATTTACAAATAGCAACAGCCATGGAAATAATAAAACTCAAAAAGTACGACTTCTCACTTGAAGAAATCAAAAAAATATTGAATAATGATGATATGTTCTTAAAAAAAATGATAAAAGAGAAAATCAATGTAATCAATGAATCCATAACAGTTAAAACAGATATACTTGAAGAAATGGAAATATACCTTCAAGAAGGAATTGAAAGTATGACCAGTGAAACCCCCTATTCCATTCTCTATGGAACAGTACAAGAGCAGTATGTCATCAAAAAGAACTGTTCAATATCAATAGACGAAATTGACACAGTTATTGATGAAATATTTGATTATGCTTTACAAAACAAACTTTTTCCAGTCAATACACCTGCAATAAGTTTTATTGGTGAAGATTTCAATGATGATGCATTGGATGTGGAGATATTTGTTCCCATAAAATCCAATTCTTTTGGAAAGTTTGATGGAATTCATAAAATACAATCTCATAAAATAGTATCAACTATTCACATTGGGAATTACGAAAGTATTGGTCTTGCCTATCTAGCAATAGAAAAATGGCTAGCAAAATCAAATTTTACTCCAACAGGATTCACCTATGAAATTTACTTAAGAAGCACTGAATCTCTAGTATCTGAAACAGATTACGTGACACAAGTGTGTTATGAAGTAAATTAA
- a CDS encoding thioredoxin domain-containing protein — MSQTVRLKENRLANEKSPYLLQHKMNPVDWYPWGEEAIEKAQKENKPIFLSIGYSTCHWCHVMERESFEDNEVAKILNDNFISIKVDREERPDIDSVYMDVCQKLTGSGGWPLSIFITPEQKPFYAGTYFPKHSMYGRVGFIDLLNNISRIWCDNKQELINKSDEILRHINLVKNDEQVEIKQDTIDSAYEELMEGFDLRYGGFNNPPKFPTPHNLFYLLKKYKLYKDEHALNMCVKTLEGMYRGGIYDHLGSGFSRYSTDREWLVPHFEKMLYDNALLIMAYTSGYMCTKREDFKIIADQTINYLIRDMLDKDGGFYSAEDADSEGEEGKFYIFSKREVLDVLGIKDGETFCSIFNVTDEGNFENKNILNLIDTELSMITEHDELIKKGKQKLFDYRNRRIRPHRDDKILTAWNGLIIASLAKSGRYLKNNKYIEYAKKTVDFIYNNLRKEDGGLYVRYREGETKNDGFIDDYAFMIWGLVELYESTFNIFYLNWAVELKDYMINNFWDNVEGAFFLYSTKNEKLISRPKEIYDGAMPSGNSVAAYCLLKLSRLTGDSSLEEKANKIIEVFSAQINSYPRYYTFILQVVMILAKSNKDIVICGSYEDNEVKDFIEKINDVYDSYFTVLINDGSEDIAKLNPGIKDKIKINNKNTIYICENYSCKAPLTDLSKAVEKITEENIMGGSIN, encoded by the coding sequence ATGTCACAAACTGTTCGATTAAAAGAAAATAGATTGGCCAATGAAAAATCTCCCTATCTATTGCAGCATAAGATGAATCCAGTAGATTGGTATCCATGGGGAGAAGAGGCTATAGAAAAAGCACAGAAAGAAAATAAACCCATATTTCTTAGTATAGGTTATAGTACTTGCCATTGGTGTCATGTAATGGAAAGAGAGTCATTTGAAGATAATGAAGTTGCTAAAATCTTAAACGATAATTTTATATCTATTAAAGTAGATAGAGAAGAAAGACCGGATATTGACTCTGTATATATGGATGTTTGTCAAAAATTGACTGGAAGCGGTGGATGGCCTTTGAGTATATTTATTACACCTGAACAAAAACCCTTTTATGCAGGAACATATTTTCCTAAGCATTCAATGTATGGGAGAGTAGGTTTTATTGATTTGCTTAATAATATCTCAAGGATATGGTGTGACAATAAGCAGGAATTAATAAATAAGAGTGATGAAATATTACGTCATATCAATTTAGTGAAAAACGATGAACAGGTTGAAATTAAACAAGATACAATAGATTCAGCTTATGAAGAATTAATGGAGGGCTTTGATTTGAGATATGGAGGATTTAATAATCCACCCAAATTCCCAACACCCCACAATTTATTCTATTTACTGAAGAAATATAAGTTATATAAAGATGAGCATGCGCTGAATATGTGTGTGAAAACATTAGAAGGTATGTATAGAGGTGGGATATATGATCATCTTGGTAGCGGATTTTCCAGGTATTCAACTGACAGAGAATGGTTAGTACCTCATTTTGAAAAAATGCTTTATGATAATGCTTTACTTATAATGGCATATACATCAGGATATATGTGTACCAAAAGAGAAGATTTTAAAATAATAGCTGATCAAACAATAAATTATCTGATCAGAGACATGTTGGATAAAGATGGAGGATTTTATTCAGCAGAAGATGCGGATTCTGAAGGGGAAGAAGGAAAGTTTTATATTTTCAGCAAAAGAGAAGTGTTGGATGTACTTGGAATAAAAGATGGTGAAACATTTTGTAGTATTTTTAATGTAACTGATGAAGGTAACTTTGAAAATAAGAACATCCTAAATTTGATTGATACTGAATTATCTATGATAACTGAACACGATGAATTAATTAAAAAAGGCAAACAAAAATTATTTGATTACAGAAATAGAAGAATTAGACCCCACAGAGATGATAAAATATTAACCGCATGGAATGGTCTTATAATAGCTTCTTTAGCTAAATCAGGTCGTTATCTGAAAAATAATAAGTATATTGAATATGCGAAGAAAACAGTTGATTTCATTTATAACAATTTAAGAAAAGAAGATGGAGGGCTATATGTTAGATATAGAGAGGGAGAAACAAAAAATGATGGATTCATAGATGATTATGCTTTTATGATTTGGGGGTTAGTAGAATTGTATGAATCCACTTTTAATATATTTTATTTAAATTGGGCTGTTGAATTAAAAGATTATATGATAAATAATTTTTGGGACAATGTAGAAGGCGCATTTTTCTTATACAGTACTAAAAATGAAAAATTAATATCAAGACCAAAAGAGATATATGATGGTGCCATGCCTTCTGGTAATTCTGTAGCTGCTTATTGTTTATTAAAGTTAAGCAGATTAACTGGAGATTCGTCTCTGGAAGAAAAAGCAAATAAGATTATTGAAGTTTTTTCTGCTCAAATAAATAGTTATCCTAGATACTATACTTTTATATTGCAAGTGGTTATGATACTAGCAAAAAGCAATAAAGATATAGTTATATGTGGAAGTTATGAAGATAATGAAGTTAAAGATTTCATTGAGAAGATAAATGATGTATATGACAGTTATTTTACAGTACTGATTAATGATGGTAGTGAAGACATTGCTAAATTAAATCCTGGTATCAAAGATAAAATAAAAATAAATAATAAAAACACAATATATATATGTGAAAATTACTCCTGTAAAGCTCCCTTAACTGACTTGAGTAAAGCAGTTGAAAAAATAACAGAAGAAAACATCATGGGTGGAAGTATCAATTAA
- a CDS encoding IS4 family transposase: MNNFATDVKDTLIKLIHDISNVSFLFCKNSNTDFTRNRKLNFETMIHMMLTMEGGSLSKEMLEYFNFSTDTATVSAFNQQRKKIMPAAFEFLFHEFNALYLGTKKYEGYNLIACDGSDINISRNPSDIDTYFHSKSFGKGFNQLHLNAFYNILERRYTDALIQPARKENEYRAMATMIDRSNINDKTIIMADRGYESYNIFAHAEKKGWNYLIRVKDKNSSGIVSGFKIPEEGEFDITISTILTRKQTRQVKENKNTYKFLPNNSTFDYLDLHTKKFYPMTLRIVRVKLAEDSYECLITNLSKEQFPPKKLKELYHLRWGIETSFRELKYAIGLTNFHAKKVAYIIQEIFARMIMYNFCELITTNVIITQKDTKHLYQVNYTMAIHICRYFFKILKDKKPPDVSKLIQKYILPIRLERSDPRKVKVQSSISFLYRVA; encoded by the coding sequence ATGAATAACTTTGCTACAGACGTTAAAGATACTTTAATTAAGCTGATTCATGATATATCAAATGTTTCTTTTCTATTTTGTAAAAATTCAAATACAGATTTTACAAGAAATAGAAAATTAAATTTTGAGACTATGATTCATATGATGCTTACTATGGAAGGTGGCTCTCTATCCAAAGAAATGCTTGAATACTTTAATTTTTCCACAGATACAGCTACGGTTTCTGCCTTTAATCAACAGCGAAAAAAGATAATGCCTGCTGCTTTTGAATTCCTTTTTCATGAATTTAACGCTCTTTATTTAGGCACTAAGAAATATGAAGGATACAATCTCATTGCATGTGATGGATCAGATATTAACATTTCTAGAAATCCAAGTGATATAGATACCTACTTTCACTCAAAATCATTCGGTAAAGGGTTTAACCAACTCCATTTAAATGCATTCTATAATATCCTTGAAAGGCGATATACAGATGCTTTAATACAACCAGCCAGAAAGGAAAATGAATACCGTGCTATGGCAACTATGATAGATCGCTCAAATATTAATGACAAAACAATTATCATGGCTGATAGAGGTTATGAAAGTTACAATATTTTTGCACATGCTGAGAAAAAAGGTTGGAATTACTTAATCAGAGTTAAAGATAAAAATAGTAGCGGCATTGTTTCAGGTTTTAAGATTCCAGAAGAAGGCGAATTCGATATAACCATCAGTACAATTCTAACAAGAAAACAAACAAGACAGGTGAAAGAGAATAAAAATACTTATAAATTTCTTCCAAATAACTCAACTTTTGACTACTTAGACTTACATACCAAAAAGTTTTATCCTATGACATTGAGAATAGTGAGGGTAAAATTGGCTGAAGACAGTTATGAATGCTTAATTACCAATCTTAGCAAAGAACAGTTTCCACCCAAAAAATTGAAGGAGCTATATCATTTACGTTGGGGGATAGAAACGTCTTTTAGAGAACTAAAATATGCCATTGGACTTACTAACTTTCATGCTAAAAAGGTGGCTTATATCATCCAAGAAATATTTGCACGCATGATAATGTATAACTTTTGTGAGTTGATTACAACAAATGTAATTATAACCCAAAAAGACACAAAACATTTATATCAAGTAAATTACACAATGGCAATTCATATATGCAGATATTTTTTCAAAATCTTAAAGGATAAGAAGCCACCTGATGTTAGCAAACTCATACAAAAATATATTCTACCTATTAGATTGGAACGAAGCGACCCTCGCAAAGTCAAAGTCCAAAGCTCAATAAGTTTTTTGTACAGAGTTGCTTAA